In the Chroogloeocystis siderophila 5.2 s.c.1 genome, CAACAGTTACAAAGCTGCGATAAAGCTTAATACTTTAGGATTTGTAGTGTAGCAGGAGACAGGAGGAAAAACTTTGCTGTGGTATGAGTCTAGCCACCTAACTTGTCCTAATCTAAGAGTGTAGTGCTATACCTGGTATCGAGGGTACAAGTTCAGACTTTAATGCGTCATTATTCAGAGCCTAGGGCGATCGCTGTTTCGGCAATAGTTGATTCTAGATTAGCAGAGGCGTGTAATGAGTTTTTCTTCTATCAAGCGATCAGGGGGAGTTGAGGCGTTATATTACACGTTAAATTTTATATGTTAACAGTGACTGTTATGCTGCATAGATTGAACACTCATTAGTAGCTCAACATAAAACTATCAGCGATCAAAAAGGCTAATTGCTGCTGCACAAGCTTATCATTAAGCAGCTTGTAAGGATAGAGCAAGCAATCCCATTTATTAGATAAACCCTAACTTCATAACATTCATAACAAAAATAAGCAGACATAGTTAAGTAGGTGAGTGAAAAAAACGTTATTGGCAAGTTGGTCACTGGTAACGGGAAATTAGTTTATTGAGCGCAATTAACCGCTCTTCTGTTGGCTATTAGCTTCTGTTTGATAGCTAATAGCCAAGTGGCAAATCATAGAGGCTTCCCCATTACCAATTACCGACCTTAACAAGTGTGATATTTAATTATGCCCACCTACTGCGCCCATTTATCACATTGAGTTATCCTCTACTTTGAAAACGCCGTTTACGTCTTCTCGCGACTGCTTTACGCTTACGCTTTTCAATTGGAGTTTCAAAGTGACGCTTACTCTTAATATCTGGTAAAATTCCTGCTTTAGAGACTTGACGCTTAAATCTTCTTAGTGCTGACTCAAAATTTTCATTTTCGCCGACAACAACTTGGGTCATTCTATTTCCTCTTAACGACAATTTTTGGCATTGCGATCGCCAATTTAATAAAATGTGTATTAGTCACTGCTATTTTTAATGACAAACAATCAACTGTAGAAAAACGCTAGCTATAGTTAATTAACCAAATTCGGTTTAGTATAATTCTTGAAGAACAAATCAATTGCGAATGAAAACTTGTAAGCTAGCAAAAGAAACGCAGACTTTTCTGAAAGTTATTCAGTTTTTCAACTCTTAACAAGCTTTTATAGCCGCGATCGCAACTGTATGTCATTAATCCTAACATCAGTTGATGCAATTCACTCAAGCTATACATCAATGCTTAGTAGCGTTTGGAGTAATTTTGATTTTTGTTACCCCAATCCCCGCCACTCGAACGCCTGTCTTCGCGGGGTTTAGCTTTATTGACTTTCATGGTTCTTCCCATCCATTCTGCACCGTCGAGCGCTTCGATTGCGGTGGATTCGGCAGCTTCGCTTTCCATTTCTACAAATCCGAAGCCGCGAGGAAGACCAGTTTCGCGATCCGTTGGTAGTTGTACGCGCTTCACGGTACCATATTCAGCAAAAATACTGTTGAGATCGTCTTGGGTAACTTCAAAGGACAAGTTACCTACGTAGATTGACATTGAACCTCTCCTGCATCGAATTTTGTAGAGAGTTCGATCCGGAGAGGCGCTTGTGAATTAAAAACAAACACTACCGCCGAATTTACTTCTCGCCTACCAGCTTAACATACAACTTATATAGTAGAAGTCAGAGGTCAGAATGAAAAATAGTTTTGAGCTTCTAGAATGTCTTAATTGTATTAACTATTGCTTTATTTTTGCTGATGAATGAGCTTAGTTCAACGATGCTGGCAATGAAGCAAAAATTAACAGCACGCAAGACTTGATGTAGTTAATCATAATGAGAATAAAAACTCATACCTATGAACACTCATCAGCTACCAATTCCTACTTTCTTTGAGCCTAGTAAAGTTCATGAAGTGTGGCGTGTCCCTTACCAGCAACGCGCGCAAGAAGCAGCATCGTGGGCACATAAGTACAATATTACACCAGCCAACGAAGACAAGATTCGCGTTGGCTTGCTTCTGATTGATGTGCAGAATACATTTTGCATTCCTGGATTTGAACTCTTTGTCGGGGGAAGATCTGGAACAGGTGCAGTTGAAGACAATGCACGTTTGTGTGAATTTATTTATCGTAATTTGGGTGGAATTAGCGCGATCGCGGCAACAATGGACACGCACACTGCCATGCAAATTTTCCATCCTGTATTTTGGATAAATGAAGCTGGCGATCATCCAGCACCCGCAACGCTAATTACCCCTGAGGAAGTAGCAGAAGGTATTTGGAAAGTCAATCCTGCTGTAGCGCCGAGTATTAGTGATGGAGATGCTCGACTTCTACAAAACCACGCTCTACACTATGTCAATCAGCTAACACAACACGGTAAATATCCCTTAACGGTCTGGCCTTATCATGCGATGCTGGGTGGAATTAGTCATGCTTTGGTTTCTGCGGTAGAAGAAGCGGTATTTTTCCATACAATCGCCCGTAACAGCCAAGCAAGATTTGAAATTAAAGGTAACAACCCATTAACCGAAAATTATTCAGTACTACATCCCGAAGTATTAACAGGTGTTAACGGTCAAGCGATCGCGCGAAAAAATACAGAATTAATCCAGCACTTATTAAAATTTGACAAACTCATAGTTGCAGGTCAAGCTAAAAGCCACTGCGTTGCGTGGACAATTGATGATTTATTAACAGAAATTAAATCGATTGATTCCAATCTAGCGCAAAAAATTTACTTGCTAGAAGATTGTACATCTTCTGTTGTTATCCCTGACATAGTAGATTATACCGAACAAGCTGAAGCAGCTTTTGAAAGGTTTGCTGCGGCGGGAATGCATTTAGTGAAATCGACTCAAGCAAGTGATTGGTTAGTGTAATAGGTAATGGGTAATGGGAATAAATATTTTTTTGACAATGACCAATTCCCAGTTACCAGTTACCAATGACCAGTCTTTAAGTTACGTTGATTTTCACCTACTTACTCGTAAGATAACGTAATGCAAATTTGGCAAGCACCGAAACCTTGGCAGGTTGGGTTAGTTTTAATCGTCGGGGTAATTGGTATTTCAACTGCGTCAATTTTTGTGCGGTTAGCATTTGCAGCAGTACCAGAGGTTTCTAGTGTTGGATTTAGCCTTGTTCTATCAGCAGCACGTTTGACAATCTCGGCGATACTACTGCTACCAGCTTGGCATCATTTGCACTCATCTTTACCGAGTCGTACCTCTGTATACTATGCATTAGTAGCAGGCATTTGCTTAGCGTTACACTTTGCAACATGGATTACCTCACTTGCTTTTACATCCATTGCTGCTGCATCGACTTTAGTGAGTAGTACGCCAATTTGGGTTGCTTTACTTTCGTGGTTATGGTTGCGTGAAAAGTTATCACTTATAACTCTCATAGGAATTGGTCTTGCACTTGTAGGCGGTATTGTGATTGCATTAGGGAATTCTGGGGTAGATGCTGTTGCGAGTAATCGTCTATTAGGCAATTTTTTAGCACTTTTAGGTGCTTGGATGTACAGCTTATATCTACTTCTTGGACGTAAAGCCCAACAAGAAGGATTAGGATTAGGCAGTTATATCGCAATTGCTTACACGACAGGAGCTTTAATATTACTGCCGTTGCCAGGAATTTTTGGGGCATCGTATACAGGCTATCCATTAATTGTCTATGTTTACATACTATTGATTGCAATTTTCTCGCAAATGATTGGGCATACCAGTTTGAACTGGGGAATGCGCTGGCTTTCACCAACTTTTGTCACACTTGCTGCTTTGTTTGAACCTGTCGGCTCTAGTTTTCTTGCTTATTTCCTGCTGGACGAATTACCAGGAAGATTAACACTCTTAGGTGCAGCTAGTTTATTAGTGGGAGTCGCTTGTGCGATCGTGGGAGCAAGGCAAAAATAAATTAAATCGAGCTAGCAAACTCAAGATGAAGCTTTTTCATCTCGATATTTATTAATGAACTGTGGCAAGGATTGTGATATTTAATGTTTTGCTCGTTTCAGTCTTGTGTTGACAAGATTGACTCAACTGTTGCGATTACCTCTCCTGTTTGGCTAGTGTCATATCCACCCAATGCTTCTAGTTGGTTCAACTTAGATCTTGCAGCAGGGCAAACGCATCTTAAAATTAGAAAATGGGATGAGGAAAGCTATCTAGCTAATGATGCATAAGTTTTCTGATTCAATTAAACGCTTTCTATCAGACTGGACAACTCAGGTTGATAGAGAGACAAAAATAAACCCATTGAGGAGCTAAGATTCATAAAATCTCCAACTAGAGTTTAACCCTTTAACACCTTCAAAAGATAATCATTGTCCCAGTCTGCTTTTTTTCGTTTACTTTTAACTCCAGTTTTGACTGTTTTTTCTTGATTTAATAAATTAAGGGCAATGTGTCTAATGACGGCTAAGTTCGCTGGAGCATTATCTTTTCTGATTCGCGAAGTGTCCTCGTCAAATTGTACATCTAGAACCCAATGTAACTGATTTTCTATTGTCCAATGTTTCCGAATAACTTTAGCTAATTCTTTAGCATCTAAACTGAGACTACTAAGATAATATCGACGCTCAAAATAAACTGTGCCATCTTTTTTGACATTGAAATATTCAGCCATACCAACAGAGTTAAGATTAGACCATTTTCCTAAAGGGTCGAGCGGTTCAACCAAACTATTTAAGCTGCGATAATATCGGGTTTCTTCTCTTCCATGCCCTTGTTCTTTAACCTTATAGTCTGTGTGGCAGCCTCCTGACCAATCTTTTTGTAGAGCTTGCTTAAATGCTGCTTCTACTCGTTCATAAAGGCTTCCTTGATTCTTTTTGAGAGTGATTACATATTCCGCTGATTGGGCAACAATGTGGCTAACAATTTCTCTTTGACATCCCATTGCATCCAGGGTGACAATGCACCCTTTTAGGTATAAAACTCGTAGAAGTTGAGGAATAGCTGTAATCTCATTCGATTTTACATCAACTTTAACTTGTCCCAAAATTAAGCGATTAGCACTTGCCCAAGCACTAACCATACGGATTGCTGACTTGTCATGGCTCGAATCGTAAGAATGCCTGAGAGTTTTACCATCAATCGCCACAATTTCTCTCGGAAACTGCTGGCTAATTGATTTTACCCATCCCAAAAAACATTGCTGTAGGTACTGGGTATCTAACCGCGCAAAAACTCGTGCGAAAGTATCGTGTGAAGGAATACCATTAGCTAATTCTAAAAACTTTTTTAGCCACTTGTACTTCGTTTTTCCATACAAGTCTACATCTACCCAACTATCGGCTCCTGAGATGACAGCACAGATAGTAATAGTAAATAATATCAATTAACTTATGTAATTTACTTCGCTCTATCCTGAGATCTTCTAGTTCTCCAAAGTATTCAGAAATTGCAGTTGATGGTTGAAGTTTCACAAGTTCAAGTTAATCGGCCATGTCACTTCTCTAAGCATTTATTCACTTTAACAAAGGTTTTATTTTTAATTGAATCCTTTTTTACAACACTCTTTATAATTTCATGCGTGTATAAAGTTTTTTTTTAATTAGATGCGTTTGCCCTGGTGCTGCTCCTAAGTCCGAATTGACTGTTGCAATGGGATATTTGAGACTTCACTTAACCAGGTTCGTTTCTCTCGTTTCTGAGCCAGCGTAATGCAAAGTTTTTGCAGTTCATTAGCCGCAGGTAACTTTTCTGATCTGATGCTTTGCACAGGGTCAGCACATTATCCCAAACCACACGAACACAACCAAAGAGCTTTGCTAAGTCTCTCTACTGCTGTTTGGATGGGTAGAATCTGTACTGATATCTAGCTTTCATACTTACATAACGTAATGTGTAGCCATCGTGTAGCCAAAAATGAAAGATTCAAGACTCAATATTCGAATCAAAATCGAACGCATGAACAAACTATGACGCATTGCAAAGCAACGAAAGAAAAGTATGACTCAGTTAGTTGAAGATTGGATTGACAAGCTCAAAGAAGAAAAGCCGTCCTGAAGGACGGGGCTTGTATCCCGTTTCTCCGGTCAACAAATACTTTAACTTTTTTGTCGAAGTCAACACGTTGGCGATTTATTTAGGCAAGATTAAAAATGTAGGCAATGTGCAGTAGAATTTCTACTCATAAAGCCGCGAATCACAAATTTGCTGTTTAAAGTGTAGTTTGCCACCCGATAGAAAGATGGTGTGAAGTGGAGTGCCGGTGGCAGCTACACCCAATCATGAGATTTTTTGCTTGGGTACGCAATAGTCTTGACTATTGTATTGAGCTATTAAAAAACAATTTAAAAATGAATTAAATGCTACAAGGAGGTTCCCCATGGGTAAAGTTGCACTGCAGATGGTGGAACAAGCTGGAATTGATGTCAAAGAACTTTTAGACAAGTTAGTCTGCGCCGCGTCAGCAGAGTTTACCACCTACTATTACTACACAATTTTGCGTGCGAATGCGATTGGTTTAGAGGGCGAAGGACTCAAAGAAATTATCGAAGATGCGCGACTTGAAGATCGCAACCACTTTGAAGCACTCGTTCCCCGCATTTACGAGTTAGGCGGTGAGTTACCGCGTGATATTCGTGACTTCGCAAATCTAGCAGCTTGCCCAGATGCTTATCTTCCAGATCGTCATCATAATAATAGCGATGCTACCCCCCGCGTTGGATTTACAAGTGGCGGTAGCGACGAGTCACAAACCGCAGTTCTCGAAGCTAAACAAGCAGTAGAACAAGGCGATATTCGTCCACTGTTGCAAGTATTAGTCGAAGCGGAGCGGTGTGCAATTCGTGTCTATAGTGATATCTGCAACATGGCATTTGGTAAAGATCACCGCACGTACGAGTTATCGCTTGCGATTCTCAATGAAGAAATAGAACACGAAGCTTGGTTTAGTGAATTTCTAGGAGAAGGACCATCAGGACACTTCCGGCGAGGTGCGCCAGGAGAATCACCCTATACTTCTAGGTTCTTAGTCGTACCTCACAATCATAGTTAACAACCGTGTGCTACGTCACTGTCGCCACAGTAGACGACATCCCACCAGGGACAACAAAGCTCGTACAAGTAGAAGGTTTACCAATTTTGATCGTCAACGATCGCGGTCAATTTTACGCCTTACAAGGCTTGTGCGGACATCAAAAACTCTCACTTGCAAAAGCTATGGTGTGGCAAGGAATAATCGATTGTCCCTGGCATCATTTTCAGTACGATATTCGTACTGGAGAAAACGTTTATCCGCGATGCGTTTATCCTTTAGAAGCTCTACCGCATTTACATCAACAGCTTGAACGATTGCGTACTTATCCCGTGCGCATTGTTGAGCAACACGTGCAGGTAAAAATTGAGCATGAACCACTCAGTAACAAATGAAATTATCAAGTGTGCGCAGGCAAACTTAGTTAGTCTAGCCACAGACTTCAGTCTGTAGGCAATTCACGCCAGAGGTTCACTACTATGAACGCTGAAGAACTCCTGAAGCGATACGCCGCAGGAGAACGCTATTTTCCCAACGTCGATCTGAGTCATACATCCTTACAAGAAGTCAATTTAAGTGGTATAGTCCTCAAACGAGCAATCTTAGAGGCTACAGATTTAAGTCGGTCAATTTTAGTGGGAGCCGACTTGAATGGCGTTATTCTCAAACAAGCTACCATGACGGCGACTCGCTTTAACGGCAGTCATTTAGTCGGAGTAGATTTAACCGCAGCCAATTTAACAGGTGCAGATCTTAGTGGTGTCAATTTGTGGCGCGCAAACCTCAACAAAGCAACATTGTGCGAAGCTAACTTAAGCCGCGCCAATCTAGACGAGGCAAACTTGACTGGAGCAGATTTAAGCAGAGCAAATTTGAGTGGAGTTCAATTAAGCAAAGCAAATTTAACCGAAGCCGTCATAGTTGATGCTAATTTAAATCGCGCAAATCTTACAGAAACAAAGTTGATGCGATCGCATTTGTGTGGTGCGCAGCTAGAACGCGCAGAATTGATTGCCAGTGAATTAACTGCCGCTGATTTGAGTAGAGTAAACTTAGAGGGTGCAAACCTGAGTGAAGCTAACTTATCGCAAGCAAATCTGAGTGGGGCAAACTTAACTGGAGTAAATCTACACCGTGCAAATCTGATCGCCGCTAAAGCAATTTTGGCAAATCTGCGCGGAGCCAATTTAGAGCAAGCAGAACTTGTCACCACAAACTTAACCGAAGCGGATTTGAGTTGGGCAAACTTGAGTAAAACAAACTTGAGTGGAGCCGACTTGCACCGCGCAATTCTTACGGATGTTAATCTCAATTCGGCAATTCTGCGGGGAGCCAATTTGATCGATGCCAAGCTATTACAAGTAGAAATGAACAATGTTGATCTGAGTTGGGCGATCGTACCTTGTGTTATGAGTCATTGAATTTTATGAAGTTGCTCCACTAGGGTTTTAGCTTGTTGACTAATCGTTTCCCAAGCTCCAGCTGCAATTAAATGTTTAGGAAATAATTCGCTGGCTAAACCTACCGCGATCGCTCCGGCTGCAATAAAATCGGACGCATTTGCGAGCGTCACGCCCCCTGTCGGAATCAATGGTATATGTCCGAGAGGTCTTTGCAAACTTTTAATGTAGCTTGCACCTCCTACCGCTTGGATCGGAAAGACTTTGACGCAACTGGCTCCAGCAGTGTAAGCAGTCATAATCTCTGTGGGTGAGAGCGCGCCAGGAATAATCGGTATATTTTGTTGCACCGCTGCGCGAATCATTGCAGTATCGCAATGCGGGCTGAAAAGAAATTTTGCTCCGGCGGTGATCGCATTTTCCAACTGCGCTAAATCTAGCAGTGTACCTGTCCCAATCGTACAGTGGGGTAATTCAGCTTGCAGGCGCGCGATTAAATCTGCGCTGCGATCGCTGTTCCACGTGACTTCAATTAACTTAATTCCGCCAGCAGCTACGGCTTTTGCCATTTGATAGCCTTGTTCGTGTTGAATCGCCCGAATGACTGCGATCGCTCGATTCTGTTGCACCAAATCTAACCAAGCCTTGATCATAAATAAAACTCATGCTTTCGAGGCACAATATGTTGTTTTTGTCAAAATACAGGCGTCTTTAATTATTTTCCTCTGATACCATAGCGTTACTATCTAAATCTTTTCTGAAAAACTCTCCTCATAAAATTTAAAAATCTTAAATATCAAGACAGGGTATCTTTGTGTCGCCTAATATTTAAGCCTTAAAACGACGTTAAGTCAGTCGTCAGAAGGATGGAGTAAAGCAAAGATATTTTTAGTCTAGGTATTACGTAATATAGAGTAATAGGTAATTAATAGTATGCCGTTGTACAAACTCGAAGACTTCGACCCAAATTATCGAGAAAGCTTCGGTGGCGATGACATTAAGAATTTGAAGCTTTACACCGAAGGAGGCGAAGAAATAGGTGCAGTCATGACTGCCTTAGTTGATGCAGAAGGTCATTTTCGATATTTGGTAATTGCTACAGGCTTCGGGGCTATGGGCAAAAAAATCCTACTACCTATAGGACTATCTCGGATCGACTACAATACAAACCGCGTCACAGTAGATGGTTTAACTAAAGTACAAGTTGAAGGTTTACCAGAATATGATGAACAGTCAACGGTGGAATACGACTATGAGGAGCAAGTGAGAGACGTTTATCGTCCTTTAGTCGCAACCGCGCAAAATAATGATTTAACTAATCCTACTACCTACAATCGGGACTCATACAGCTATGAAAATGATTCTTCGCTCTACAACTTAAATGAGCAGAATCACCAAACATTAAAGCTATATGAAGAAAGATTAATAGCAAGTAAAAACCGCGTGAAAACAGGTGAAGTCGCCGTTGGTAAACGAATTGAAACTGAAACCGCAAAAGTAGCAATTCCACTAGAAAAAGAGCGCGTTGTTATCGAACGCGTATCTACTACAGAGAGTGGAACTGTAATTCCTGGAGAACTTGACTTTCAAGAGGGTGAGATTGTACGTATTGAATTGTACGAGGAAACGCCGGAGATCCACAAAGAAGCGTTCGTTCGCGAAGAAGTTAGAATTAGAAAAATCGTCGAACAAAATACTGTAGAGGCTGAAGAAATAATCCGTCGAGAAGAACTAGACATTGACACCGAAGGTCAACCTAATATTAACCAAACAAATACAATTCATAATGACCCTATCTAAACCGCATGGTGTGAAATTAGACTAAGAATTTTATTTGTTTCTACTTCACTGAGCTACAGGTCTTTCTCCAAGTTTCCTAACAGTTAGGAAATTTGGAGTTTAATTTAGGATTCACTCGCAAGAATGATGAATAAAATATAATATTTAGTATGGTCTTCCATAAGGAATACTAAAATATGTGGAATTTAAAGAGAATGTGCTAATCATCCGCGCACAATCCCAAAAACTAAAATTAATTTTTTACAAGCTTCATCTTACTATATCACTTAGCAATAAGTTTAAAAAATATCTATCACTAGTAAGCTTTTTATAAATTCTATTTCATTCGATAGGAAGATGGATAATTATTAGAAACTACCTATATTAGAAGCTATGTAATGCAAGGTTGAGGAATCATTTGTATGGCACTTCTAAAAATTAGTGACTTTGACCCAGACTATCGCGAAGCCTTTGATGGTAATGATGTTAAAGGAATGAGCGTATATGCACAAGGAACAGACGAAAAGATCGGTACAGTAAGTGACGTTTTAGTAGACGAAGAAGGTAATTTTCGTTATTTTATAGTTGATTTAGGCTTCTGGATTTTTGGTAAGAAAGTATTAATGCCTGTCGGTCGTTCGCGGATTGACTATGGTGCAGACCGCGTGTACGCAGTAGGAATGACCAGAGAACAAGCAGAAAACTTGCCAGAATTTGATGAAAATATGGCAGTTGATTATGACTACGAAGAGCGCGTTCGCGGCGTATATCGCGGTCAAACTGCTACCGCTGAGATTCCTTTAGAAGGAGCACCATTAGACACAGCAGCAACCGTTGGTATGGCGGCTCCCGCTCCTAAACCTACTTATACCCGCGATACGTATGACTACAAGTACGATGAGGATTTGTACAACCTTAAGGAAGACGCAAATCAAAATCTTAAGCTTTATCAAGAGCGTTTAGTTGCTAATAAAGTACGCAGGAAAGCTGGTGAAGTTTCCATCGGTAAGCGTGTCGAAACCGAAACTGCGCAGGTCTCTATTCCTATTGAGAAAGAGCGCGTAGTCATTGAAAGAGTATCTCCTACCGATGCGGGTAAAGCTGTCGATCCTAGTCAGGTCAGATTTGGTGAAGGTGAAACAACTCGTGTAGAACTCTACGAAGAAACTCCAGAAGTACGCAAGGAAGCGTTTGTTCGTGAAGAAGTTCGAGTGAGAAAAGAGGTAGATCAAGAAACAGTTCAAGCTCAAGAAACAATTCGGCGTGAAGAGTTAGAAATTCACAACGAAGGTACAGTTGTTGAGAACCAAGACCGTCTACCTAATGACCGCATTTAAATAAAGTTTCACTTTTACGCTTTGCGGTTTAAAGTTTAAGCGGTAGAAAAGTAGGGGTAAAAATAAATTAACATCCCCTACTTTTGATTTTTAAGATTTAAAAATCAAGAT is a window encoding:
- the rpsU gene encoding 30S ribosomal protein S21; translated protein: MTQVVVGENENFESALRRFKRQVSKAGILPDIKSKRHFETPIEKRKRKAVARRRKRRFQSRG
- a CDS encoding RNA recognition motif domain-containing protein, with amino-acid sequence MSIYVGNLSFEVTQDDLNSIFAEYGTVKRVQLPTDRETGLPRGFGFVEMESEAAESTAIEALDGAEWMGRTMKVNKAKPREDRRSSGGDWGNKNQNYSKRY
- a CDS encoding isochorismatase, producing MNTHQLPIPTFFEPSKVHEVWRVPYQQRAQEAASWAHKYNITPANEDKIRVGLLLIDVQNTFCIPGFELFVGGRSGTGAVEDNARLCEFIYRNLGGISAIAATMDTHTAMQIFHPVFWINEAGDHPAPATLITPEEVAEGIWKVNPAVAPSISDGDARLLQNHALHYVNQLTQHGKYPLTVWPYHAMLGGISHALVSAVEEAVFFHTIARNSQARFEIKGNNPLTENYSVLHPEVLTGVNGQAIARKNTELIQHLLKFDKLIVAGQAKSHCVAWTIDDLLTEIKSIDSNLAQKIYLLEDCTSSVVIPDIVDYTEQAEAAFERFAAAGMHLVKSTQASDWLV
- a CDS encoding DMT family transporter, with product MQIWQAPKPWQVGLVLIVGVIGISTASIFVRLAFAAVPEVSSVGFSLVLSAARLTISAILLLPAWHHLHSSLPSRTSVYYALVAGICLALHFATWITSLAFTSIAAASTLVSSTPIWVALLSWLWLREKLSLITLIGIGLALVGGIVIALGNSGVDAVASNRLLGNFLALLGAWMYSLYLLLGRKAQQEGLGLGSYIAIAYTTGALILLPLPGIFGASYTGYPLIVYVYILLIAIFSQMIGHTSLNWGMRWLSPTFVTLAALFEPVGSSFLAYFLLDELPGRLTLLGAASLLVGVACAIVGARQK
- a CDS encoding Dps family protein → MGKVALQMVEQAGIDVKELLDKLVCAASAEFTTYYYYTILRANAIGLEGEGLKEIIEDARLEDRNHFEALVPRIYELGGELPRDIRDFANLAACPDAYLPDRHHNNSDATPRVGFTSGGSDESQTAVLEAKQAVEQGDIRPLLQVLVEAERCAIRVYSDICNMAFGKDHRTYELSLAILNEEIEHEAWFSEFLGEGPSGHFRRGAPGESPYTSRFLVVPHNHS
- a CDS encoding Rieske (2Fe-2S) protein is translated as MCYVTVATVDDIPPGTTKLVQVEGLPILIVNDRGQFYALQGLCGHQKLSLAKAMVWQGIIDCPWHHFQYDIRTGENVYPRCVYPLEALPHLHQQLERLRTYPVRIVEQHVQVKIEHEPLSNK
- a CDS encoding pentapeptide repeat-containing protein, coding for MNAEELLKRYAAGERYFPNVDLSHTSLQEVNLSGIVLKRAILEATDLSRSILVGADLNGVILKQATMTATRFNGSHLVGVDLTAANLTGADLSGVNLWRANLNKATLCEANLSRANLDEANLTGADLSRANLSGVQLSKANLTEAVIVDANLNRANLTETKLMRSHLCGAQLERAELIASELTAADLSRVNLEGANLSEANLSQANLSGANLTGVNLHRANLIAAKAILANLRGANLEQAELVTTNLTEADLSWANLSKTNLSGADLHRAILTDVNLNSAILRGANLIDAKLLQVEMNNVDLSWAIVPCVMSH
- a CDS encoding bifunctional 4-hydroxy-2-oxoglutarate aldolase/2-dehydro-3-deoxy-phosphogluconate aldolase, whose amino-acid sequence is MIKAWLDLVQQNRAIAVIRAIQHEQGYQMAKAVAAGGIKLIEVTWNSDRSADLIARLQAELPHCTIGTGTLLDLAQLENAITAGAKFLFSPHCDTAMIRAAVQQNIPIIPGALSPTEIMTAYTAGASCVKVFPIQAVGGASYIKSLQRPLGHIPLIPTGGVTLANASDFIAAGAIAVGLASELFPKHLIAAGAWETISQQAKTLVEQLHKIQ
- a CDS encoding DUF2382 domain-containing protein is translated as MPLYKLEDFDPNYRESFGGDDIKNLKLYTEGGEEIGAVMTALVDAEGHFRYLVIATGFGAMGKKILLPIGLSRIDYNTNRVTVDGLTKVQVEGLPEYDEQSTVEYDYEEQVRDVYRPLVATAQNNDLTNPTTYNRDSYSYENDSSLYNLNEQNHQTLKLYEERLIASKNRVKTGEVAVGKRIETETAKVAIPLEKERVVIERVSTTESGTVIPGELDFQEGEIVRIELYEETPEIHKEAFVREEVRIRKIVEQNTVEAEEIIRREELDIDTEGQPNINQTNTIHNDPI
- a CDS encoding DUF2382 domain-containing protein — encoded protein: MALLKISDFDPDYREAFDGNDVKGMSVYAQGTDEKIGTVSDVLVDEEGNFRYFIVDLGFWIFGKKVLMPVGRSRIDYGADRVYAVGMTREQAENLPEFDENMAVDYDYEERVRGVYRGQTATAEIPLEGAPLDTAATVGMAAPAPKPTYTRDTYDYKYDEDLYNLKEDANQNLKLYQERLVANKVRRKAGEVSIGKRVETETAQVSIPIEKERVVIERVSPTDAGKAVDPSQVRFGEGETTRVELYEETPEVRKEAFVREEVRVRKEVDQETVQAQETIRREELEIHNEGTVVENQDRLPNDRI